The DNA window CGCCTTCCTGCACGCGGCGAGGCAGGTCGCGATGCGTGGCGGCGACGATGCGCACGTCCACCTTTCGAGGACGGGTGGAGCCCACGCGCCGCACCTCTCCATCCTGGAGCATGCGCAGCAGGCGGGCCTGCGCGGGCGCGGGCAGCTCGCCCACTTCGTCGAGGAAGAGCGTGCCGCCGTGCGCGGCTTCCACCAGCCCCGCGTGTGCGGTGAGCGCGCCCGTGAAGGCGCCCTTCTCGTGGCCGAACAGCTCGCTCTCGAGGAGCCCCTCGGGAATCGCCGCGCAGTTCACCGAGATGAGCGGCCCATCCGCGCGAGGACTCTGCGCATGAAGCGCGCGGGCCACCAGCTCCTTGCCCGTGCCGGACTCGCCCAGCACCAGCACGGTGGCGGGGGAGGGCGCCACCTTGCGCAGCCGCTCGAACACGTCGCGCATCGCCGCGCAACTGCCCACCATTCCGCTCACTGAATACGACTGCTCCACCTCGCGCTTCAGCGCCGCGTTCTGCCGGGTGAGCTTTCCTTCGCGCAGCACTCGCTCGACCTGGAGCAGCAGCTCGTCGTGGTCGAACGGCTTGGCGATGTAGTCCACGGCGCCCAGCTTCATCGCGTCCACGGCGGACTTCACCGTGGCGTAGCTGGTCATGATGAGCACCGGGACACCTGGACACAGTGAGATGACGTCGGTTCCCGGAGCGCCTGGCAGTCGCAGGTCCGAGAGCACGAGGTCGAAGGAGTCGAGCGCGTAGTCGCTCGCGGCCTCCTGTACGGCGCCTGCTTCGGACACGTCATGTCCGGCGCGCACGAGCAGCCGGCGCAGCTCCGTGCGGATGATGGGCTCGTCCTCGATGACCAGGATGCGACTCATGCGGCGGCCCCCGGGCCCGTGCGGCGTGTGCTGGATTCGGTGCCGCGCGCATCGGGCAGACTCACGGTCACGCTAGTCCCTCCACCGGGTCGGCTGTCCACCTGGATGGTGCCACCGTGCTCGCGGACAATGCCCGCGACGAGGGCCAGTCCCAGGCCCGTTCCTTCGCCCGGCTGCTTCGTGGTGAAGAAGGGCTCGAAGACCCGCTGCGCCAGCTCCGAGGGAATGCCGTGCCCCCGGTCCAGCACCCGCACGAGGACCTGCCCCTCCACGGCCTCGGCTTCCAGCTCCACGCGTGCGCCCTCGGGGGAGGCGTCCATCGCGTTGGTCAGCAGGTTGACGAGCACCTGCTCCAAGCGCTGCGAGTCCCCCTGGACGGCGAGCCCCTCGGGGCAGCGGTGCTCGAACTGCACGCCGCGCGACCGCGTCTCCGCCCGCGCGAGCCGCGCCAGTTGCAGGGCCTCCGTCAACAAGGGCGCGACCTCCACGCGGGTGAACGGGCGGGCTTCGCCCCCCACTGTGCCCGCATGGCTGAAGCCCACCAATGCGCGGACGATGGCGTTGATGCGGCGGCACTGCTGGAGGATGAGTCCGGTGCGCTCCGTCACGGCTGCGGTGTCATCCAGTTCGTACTTGAGGTTCTGCGTGAGGCTGGCGATGGCCGTCAGCGGATTGCCAATCTCATGCGCCACACCCGCCGCCACGCGCCCCAGCGAGGCGAGCCGGTCCTGGTGCGCGAGGCGCGCGTCCACCGCCTTGCGCTCCGTGAGGTCCTCCACGAGCAGGGCCATGCCCTCGGAGGTCCCTCCGCCTTCCTCCGCTGGGGTCAGCCGAGAGCGGTGCAGCCGCAGCGTGCGCTCGTTGCTGGAGACGTGCACGCGTGTCTCGGTATCCGGCTCGGCTCCGGCGGAGAAGCCAGACAAGAGCGGCCCCCAGGGCGCGGGCAGGGCGGCGAGGGGATGGCCTCGCGCGGCGTGTTCTTCCACGCCAGAGAGCCGCTCGAGCGCGGCGTTCCAGATGACCACTTCACCATCGGGGCCGACCGCGCAGACGCCCAGGGGCAGGTCCTCCAGGATGCGCCGCAGGTAGCGCCGCACGGCCTCCACGGCGTGCTCGGGCCCCTGCATGCCGCGCGCGTCGCGCAGTCGCTCCTCCACGAAGCGCAGTTGTTCGGCCAGCGCCGTGCGAGTCCCGGGGCCCAGTCTGAGGGCCTCTTCGACCGTCAGCCGCGCGAGCACCGGGCCCAAGAGGCCGGACAGGTTGCGCTCCACGCCATCGCGGAGGCGGCGCAGCTCGGACGGCCTCCTCTCGTCGGCGGACATGCCCAGGGATTCGAGGGCGCGGTCCACTTCCGCCGACGCGGCCTCCTCACCGAGGAGCGGAGCCAGCCGTTCGCGAAACTCCCGAGGCGAGCTCGCCTCCACTCCACCGGAGACGAGTCCGGGGGCCTCGCGCGTACACGCTCGCGCCGCTTCCCGCTCTGATGCCGACTGTCGCGTGGCCAGGGACACGCCCACGAAGGCGAGAGTGTTGAGCGTCAGCGACGCGAAGGTGGAGAAGCCCCAGGGCTCGTCACCCGGGAAGCCCAGTTGCACGGCCATGCGATGGGTCCACGCCACGACGCCGGGCGAGGCCCACAGCGGCACCACCAGCGTCACCATCCACGTGGTGCCTCCAGCGCCCAGGCCCGCGAGCAACCCCGCGCGAGTGGCGCGCTTCCAGAAGAGCAGGCCCAGCACGCCGGGCGCGAACTGCGCCACCGCCACGAAGGACACCAGTCCCAGGTCCACGAGCCCCAGGCCGCGCGTGTCCAGCAGGTGGTAGAAGCCGAAGCCCGCCAGGATGATGAGCGCGATGAGCAGGCGCCGCGCCCACAGGAGCCAGCCGTACAGGTCGGGCTGTCCGCGCGCGTAGCCCAGGGGCAGCACCAGGTGCGTCAGGCACATGGGCGCGAGCGCCAGCGTGGTGACGATGACCATGGCGCTGGACGCGGACACGCCGCCGAGGAAGGCCACCAGCGCCAGTCCCGTCGCGCCGCGCGAGGCGGGCACCGCGAGCATGTGGAAGTCCGCGGGCCAGGGCAGGTGCAGGGCCTCGCCGCTCCACAGCAGCACGGGCACCGCCAGGTTCATCACCAGGAGCAGCAGGGGAAAGGCCCACGTCGCGGTGGACAGGGCATCGCGCTCGGGGGCTTCCGTGAAGGCCACGTGGTAGCTGCGCGGCGTGAGGAACGCGGCCGCGCAGGACAGCACCAGCAGCGGGGCCCACGAGGCCTCACGTGCGGGGCGTCGTAGCTGCTCCACGGCCTCCGGATGGGTCTCCAGCCACGTCCACAGTCCCTCCATGCCACCAAAGACAGACGACACGGCCCACGCGCTCACGGCGACCAGGGCCACCACCTTCACGGCGGACTCGAAGGCGATGGCCAGCATCAGCCCTTCGTGGCGCTCACGCGGCGTCAGGTGGCGTGCGCCGAAGAGCACGGAGAAGACGATGAGCACCGCGCTGAACGTCATGCCGACGAGCGTGGGGGACGCGGTGGGGCTCAGCACCTTCGCGGACTCCACCACCGCGCGGACCTGGAGCGCGAGATAGGGGAGGCTGCCGGCCAGCATGAAGAGTGTCACCGCGGTGCCAGTGGCCTGCCCCGGGTAGCGGAAGGCGAGCAGGTCCGCCAGCGAGGTGAGCTGAAGCTCGCGCGTCAGTCGCAGGAGCGGGCGCCACAGGACGGGGACGAGCAGACACGCCAGCGTGACGCCCAGGTAGATGCCGAGATAGCGGAAGCCGTGCCGTGCCGCGTAGCCCACGCTGCCGAAGTAGGACCAGGACGTCGCGTAGACGCCCAGCGCGAGCGCATACACCAGCGGGTGCTGGGTGATTCGCGAGGAGATGAGGCCCCGCTCGGCGGCGTACGCGACGAGGAAGAGCAGCAGGAGATAGACGACGGAGGCTGCGACGAGCGAGCCCAGCTCAAGCGTCATGGCCACCGCTCCGGAACGCGGCCCAGCCCCCCAGGGCAATGACACCCAACCACACGACGAAGGGCATGTACCCGGGAGCGTCTTCGGCCAACCACAGTCGGCGCAGCGGGGAGCCGAAGAGGAGCACCGCGATGGTGAACACGAGCAGCGACGGCATCGCGGGCGTGTCCGGTTCCGGGGTGCGCTTCATGGGCGCGAGGATAGCAGCGCGGCGGGCGTGTTTGCCTTCCCGGGGGCCGACGTCAGGGATGGTCATCGCGGGCGCGAGGCTGATAAGCCCATGTCAGACATGTCCGCGAACGCCCCCGTCTTCACTGAGCTCGCGCAGTTCACCTTGGACCGGGCCTCGCTCCGGTTGCTCCCCGAGTCGTTCTGTCGCCGCAACCAGGTGGCGGTTCTCGGCACGGTGGACCCGGGGGCTCCCGACACCCCGGTCACGGTGGGAATGACCCAGCCGGACAACACGCAGGTGCGCGAGCTCATGGTCGAGT is part of the Myxococcus landrumus genome and encodes:
- a CDS encoding ATP-binding protein, which codes for MTLELGSLVAASVVYLLLLFLVAYAAERGLISSRITQHPLVYALALGVYATSWSYFGSVGYAARHGFRYLGIYLGVTLACLLVPVLWRPLLRLTRELQLTSLADLLAFRYPGQATGTAVTLFMLAGSLPYLALQVRAVVESAKVLSPTASPTLVGMTFSAVLIVFSVLFGARHLTPRERHEGLMLAIAFESAVKVVALVAVSAWAVSSVFGGMEGLWTWLETHPEAVEQLRRPAREASWAPLLVLSCAAAFLTPRSYHVAFTEAPERDALSTATWAFPLLLLVMNLAVPVLLWSGEALHLPWPADFHMLAVPASRGATGLALVAFLGGVSASSAMVIVTTLALAPMCLTHLVLPLGYARGQPDLYGWLLWARRLLIALIILAGFGFYHLLDTRGLGLVDLGLVSFVAVAQFAPGVLGLLFWKRATRAGLLAGLGAGGTTWMVTLVVPLWASPGVVAWTHRMAVQLGFPGDEPWGFSTFASLTLNTLAFVGVSLATRQSASEREAARACTREAPGLVSGGVEASSPREFRERLAPLLGEEAASAEVDRALESLGMSADERRPSELRRLRDGVERNLSGLLGPVLARLTVEEALRLGPGTRTALAEQLRFVEERLRDARGMQGPEHAVEAVRRYLRRILEDLPLGVCAVGPDGEVVIWNAALERLSGVEEHAARGHPLAALPAPWGPLLSGFSAGAEPDTETRVHVSSNERTLRLHRSRLTPAEEGGGTSEGMALLVEDLTERKAVDARLAHQDRLASLGRVAAGVAHEIGNPLTAIASLTQNLKYELDDTAAVTERTGLILQQCRRINAIVRALVGFSHAGTVGGEARPFTRVEVAPLLTEALQLARLARAETRSRGVQFEHRCPEGLAVQGDSQRLEQVLVNLLTNAMDASPEGARVELEAEAVEGQVLVRVLDRGHGIPSELAQRVFEPFFTTKQPGEGTGLGLALVAGIVREHGGTIQVDSRPGGGTSVTVSLPDARGTESSTRRTGPGAAA
- a CDS encoding sigma-54-dependent transcriptional regulator, yielding MSRILVIEDEPIIRTELRRLLVRAGHDVSEAGAVQEAASDYALDSFDLVLSDLRLPGAPGTDVISLCPGVPVLIMTSYATVKSAVDAMKLGAVDYIAKPFDHDELLLQVERVLREGKLTRQNAALKREVEQSYSVSGMVGSCAAMRDVFERLRKVAPSPATVLVLGESGTGKELVARALHAQSPRADGPLISVNCAAIPEGLLESELFGHEKGAFTGALTAHAGLVEAAHGGTLFLDEVGELPAPAQARLLRMLQDGEVRRVGSTRPRKVDVRIVAATHRDLPRRVQEGVFRQDLYFRLRVVEIRLPPLRERGEDLPVLARHLLEKACRKVGRAPVTLSPETLSALCAHPWPGNVRELENALERAVILADGPIVTPELLALELPVQSSISEPLEPAEPEADEPGGGSMEDYFRRFVLEHQEHMGETELARRLGISRKALWERRQKMGLPRTRA